Proteins encoded by one window of Pseudomonas tructae:
- a CDS encoding RHS repeat-associated core domain-containing protein: MSDALWAARQGDALMHTSMMADIVSGVLEVAANVAIGIVATAAVTAALGLTVVTGGLGCFVLGAVVGIVVGVAMSKTGADKGLSSLCEGIGNALFPPSVQANILTGSKNTHTNGKPAARAAGVIVAAAAPAGSDAAQPPGEEEEESFLDMAKGFFSQMWRPTVASPAPNTEPADDDKILCSKHPPMPPQYLAEGSSKVTINGHPACRSGDRSTCEAVIVDAGLISNNVRIGGGSIVVREIRSGKTPGIGLAITALMMLRGRGGKFYSKFGCMLIGGIASAVTSQVTGAITSAIAGSPNPVHVPTGAKILGGEAELDFSLPGLIPLDWQRYYNSRDERRDGLFGAGWSVDYEVFVAIEAHPEGGERLLFTDEQARVIDMGDIPRGEAVFSAGEGLSVRRALDGELLIESADGLYRLFQPTPGNPQRLRLTQLGDRNDNRIYLDYDASGRLHALRDTFDHVRVQLIYSAQWPGRVSQIERLYSDDSSERLASYSYDNAGDLAEVRDANDQVQRRFAYDQGRRMVEHQLPGGLRCFYEWLWTADDWRVARHWTDEGDEYRFDYDIQAGITRVTDGLQRVSSRHWNPQYQITQYTDALGQTWHFQWNDERQLLAATDPQGGQWQYHYDESGNLSQSIDPLGRSESTLWLQHWSLPRVQTDKAGNRWRYRYDQRGNCSSTTDPLGNITRYRYDERGQVVEIIDAAGKHKHLRWNEQGLLVEQVDCSGYPTRLSYDRRGHLQAVTDALGERTEYQYDAQGKLFATQMPDGRSEHYQLERDGQLNSYTDPAGHTTRYRYNRRGQVQQRIDPHGRLVQFSYDAYGRLQTLSNENGESYRFSWDLLDRLVEQQDLDGSIKRYAYAALDSISRLTFIPAPSAADPALPPIIHQFSHDAVGRLTDKQTDDGHTHYRYDDEDQLTAISFTDTAGETEQLAFAYDALGQLLEEHSAAGVLQHHYDELGNLSQTQLPDGRWLNRLYYGSGHLHQINLDGTLISDFERDRLHREVLRTQGRISTRSEYDRSGRLRSRLRRPGQQPPQLPAAVQQRFDFDPADNLISRFQQQPGSQHQQLLHYDASGRVMASQEAGRGQSEAFAYDGAANLLDSTQAGVGLVRHNRLLTYQDKRYRYDAFGRLVEKRSSRRGTQHFSYDAEHRLIQVRSQHGGRERVLNMRYDPLGRRIEKREYDDQGNLLDQTRFVWDGLRLLQEHRHSQTSLYLYVEDSHEPLARVDGVGAHQQVRHYHNDLNGLPEQLTDAGGETIWQARYQVWGNTLEERREAQYIEEQNLRFQGQYLDRETGLHYNTFRFYDPDIGRFTQPDPIGLEGGLNLYYYAPNPFTWLDPFGLTSCGTPRKSANPSKVVNDLKAFSSKRFRFGSNTFKLDKSGMKHILERHHPKYWDGSVKARQSFLSPKLSIKDVSNVVRDVMQQNRGVLTNKGTVGKYQISGTSNGVEYVVGFNNGRVGQLYPK; the protein is encoded by the coding sequence ATGTCTGACGCTCTATGGGCCGCCCGCCAGGGCGATGCGCTGATGCACACCTCGATGATGGCCGACATTGTCAGTGGCGTGCTGGAAGTCGCGGCCAACGTCGCCATCGGCATCGTCGCTACCGCAGCGGTGACCGCAGCGCTGGGCCTGACCGTGGTGACCGGCGGCCTGGGCTGCTTCGTGCTTGGCGCGGTGGTCGGCATCGTGGTTGGCGTGGCCATGAGCAAGACCGGAGCCGACAAAGGCTTGAGCAGTTTATGCGAGGGCATCGGCAACGCCCTGTTCCCACCCTCGGTGCAGGCCAATATCCTCACCGGCTCAAAGAATACCCACACCAATGGCAAGCCGGCCGCCCGCGCCGCTGGCGTCATCGTTGCTGCCGCTGCCCCCGCAGGCAGTGATGCCGCTCAGCCGCCTGGCGAAGAGGAAGAAGAAAGCTTTCTCGACATGGCCAAGGGCTTTTTCTCGCAGATGTGGCGGCCCACGGTCGCCAGCCCCGCGCCCAATACCGAGCCTGCCGACGACGACAAGATCCTCTGCAGCAAGCACCCGCCCATGCCGCCGCAGTACCTGGCCGAAGGCTCGAGCAAGGTCACCATCAACGGCCACCCGGCCTGTCGCAGTGGTGATCGCAGTACCTGCGAGGCAGTGATCGTCGATGCCGGGCTGATCTCCAACAACGTGCGTATTGGCGGCGGTTCGATCGTGGTCCGCGAGATTCGCAGCGGCAAGACCCCGGGCATCGGCCTGGCGATTACCGCGTTGATGATGCTGCGCGGGCGGGGCGGCAAGTTCTACAGCAAGTTCGGCTGCATGCTGATCGGCGGCATCGCCAGTGCGGTCACCAGCCAGGTGACCGGAGCGATTACCAGTGCCATTGCCGGCTCACCCAACCCGGTACATGTGCCCACCGGGGCGAAGATCCTAGGTGGCGAAGCAGAGCTCGACTTCAGCCTGCCAGGTCTCATCCCGTTGGACTGGCAGCGCTATTACAACAGCCGTGACGAGCGCCGTGATGGCCTGTTCGGTGCTGGTTGGAGCGTTGATTACGAAGTCTTCGTGGCCATCGAGGCCCACCCCGAAGGCGGTGAACGCCTGCTGTTCACCGACGAACAGGCACGTGTGATCGACATGGGCGACATCCCCCGGGGTGAGGCGGTGTTCAGCGCTGGCGAAGGCCTGAGCGTGCGCCGCGCCCTCGATGGCGAGCTGCTGATAGAAAGCGCCGACGGCCTCTACCGCCTGTTCCAGCCTACCCCGGGCAACCCGCAGCGCCTGCGCCTGACGCAGTTGGGCGACCGCAACGACAACCGCATCTACCTGGACTACGACGCCAGTGGCCGCTTGCACGCACTGCGCGACACCTTTGATCACGTCCGCGTACAGCTGATTTACAGTGCCCAATGGCCGGGACGGGTCAGCCAGATCGAACGCCTTTATAGCGACGATTCGAGCGAGCGCCTGGCCAGCTACAGCTACGACAACGCGGGCGATCTTGCCGAAGTGCGCGACGCCAATGACCAGGTGCAACGTCGCTTCGCCTATGACCAGGGCCGGCGCATGGTTGAACACCAACTGCCAGGCGGCCTGCGCTGTTTCTATGAGTGGCTGTGGACTGCCGATGACTGGCGCGTGGCCCGGCACTGGACCGACGAGGGTGACGAATACCGTTTCGACTATGACATCCAAGCGGGTATCACCCGGGTCACCGACGGTTTGCAACGGGTCAGCAGCCGTCACTGGAACCCGCAGTACCAGATTACCCAGTACACCGATGCCCTTGGCCAGACCTGGCACTTCCAGTGGAACGACGAACGCCAGTTGCTGGCCGCGACCGACCCGCAAGGCGGGCAATGGCAGTACCACTACGACGAGTCCGGCAACCTGAGCCAAAGCATCGACCCGCTGGGCCGCAGCGAATCGACCCTGTGGCTGCAGCACTGGTCGCTGCCCCGCGTGCAGACCGACAAGGCCGGCAATCGCTGGCGCTACCGCTACGACCAGCGCGGCAATTGCAGCAGCACAACCGACCCGCTGGGCAACATTACCCGCTACCGCTATGACGAACGCGGCCAGGTGGTGGAGATTATCGATGCGGCGGGCAAGCACAAGCACCTGCGCTGGAACGAACAGGGCCTGCTGGTTGAACAGGTCGATTGCTCGGGGTATCCAACCCGCCTGAGCTACGACCGGCGCGGGCACCTGCAGGCCGTTACCGACGCCCTCGGCGAGCGTACCGAGTACCAGTACGATGCCCAGGGCAAGCTGTTTGCCACGCAAATGCCGGACGGGCGCAGCGAGCACTACCAGCTTGAACGCGATGGCCAGCTCAATAGCTATACCGACCCGGCCGGGCACACCACCCGCTACCGCTACAACCGTCGCGGCCAGGTCCAACAACGTATCGACCCCCATGGCCGGCTGGTGCAGTTCAGCTATGACGCCTATGGTCGCCTGCAAACCCTGAGCAACGAGAACGGCGAAAGCTACAGGTTCAGCTGGGACCTGCTCGATCGCCTGGTCGAGCAGCAGGATCTGGACGGCAGCATCAAACGCTATGCCTACGCAGCGCTGGACAGTATCAGTCGTCTGACGTTTATCCCGGCACCGTCGGCGGCCGACCCGGCTCTGCCGCCCATCATCCACCAGTTCAGTCACGATGCCGTCGGCCGCTTGACCGACAAGCAGACCGACGATGGCCACACGCACTATCGCTATGACGACGAGGATCAGCTCACGGCGATCAGCTTCACCGACACGGCCGGGGAAACCGAACAACTGGCCTTCGCCTATGACGCGCTTGGCCAACTGCTGGAAGAACATAGCGCCGCTGGAGTGCTACAGCATCACTATGACGAACTCGGCAACCTGAGCCAGACCCAACTGCCCGATGGCCGCTGGCTCAACCGCCTGTACTACGGCAGCGGTCACCTGCACCAGATCAACCTCGACGGCACGCTGATCAGCGACTTCGAACGCGACCGCCTGCACCGTGAGGTCCTGCGCACCCAGGGCCGCATCAGCACCCGCAGCGAGTACGACCGCAGCGGTCGCTTGCGCTCGCGCCTGCGTCGCCCCGGCCAGCAACCGCCGCAACTGCCGGCCGCCGTGCAACAACGCTTCGACTTCGATCCGGCCGACAACCTGATCAGCCGCTTCCAGCAACAACCTGGCAGCCAGCATCAGCAATTGCTGCACTACGATGCCAGCGGTCGGGTGATGGCCAGTCAAGAGGCCGGCCGCGGCCAGAGCGAAGCTTTCGCCTACGACGGCGCCGCCAACTTGCTCGACAGCACCCAGGCCGGCGTGGGCCTGGTCCGCCACAACCGCTTGCTGACCTACCAGGACAAACGCTACCGCTACGACGCCTTTGGCCGCCTGGTAGAAAAACGCAGCAGCCGGCGCGGCACCCAGCACTTCAGTTACGACGCCGAGCATCGCCTGATCCAGGTACGCAGCCAGCATGGCGGTCGCGAGCGTGTGCTGAACATGCGCTACGACCCGTTGGGCCGGCGTATCGAGAAGCGTGAGTACGATGACCAGGGCAACCTGCTCGACCAGACCCGCTTCGTCTGGGACGGCCTGCGCCTTTTGCAAGAACACCGGCACAGCCAGACCAGCCTGTACCTGTACGTCGAAGACAGCCATGAACCGCTGGCCCGGGTGGACGGTGTCGGGGCGCACCAGCAGGTGCGCCACTACCACAACGACCTCAACGGCCTGCCCGAACAACTGACCGACGCCGGCGGCGAAACCATCTGGCAGGCGCGCTACCAGGTCTGGGGCAATACCCTGGAGGAAAGGCGGGAAGCGCAGTACATCGAAGAGCAGAACCTGAGGTTCCAGGGCCAGTACCTGGACCGCGAGACCGGGCTGCACTACAACACGTTTCGCTTCTATGATCCGGATATCGGGCGTTTTACTCAGCCCGATCCGATCGGGCTTGAAGGCGGGCTGAACCTATACTATTACGCGCCCAATCCTTTTACCTGGCTCGACCCGTTCGGCCTGACCAGTTGCGGCACACCGAGAAAGTCCGCGAACCCGTCAAAAGTAGTTAATGACCTTAAAGCGTTCAGCAGTAAACGTTTCCGCTTTGGCAGCAATACGTTCAAACTTGACAAGAGTGGCATGAAGCATATTCTTGAGCGCCATCACCCTAAATACTGGGATGGTTCTGTAAAGGCGCGGCAAAGTTTCCTGTCCCCGAAACTGTCGATCAAAGATGTTTCGAATGTTGTGCGCGATGTCATGCAACAAAACCGAGGCGTGCTGACAAACAAGGGCACCGTAGGTAAGTACCAGATCAGTGGCACTTCGAACGGCGTAGAATATGTGGTCGGATTCAATAACGGCAGAGTAGGACAACTGTATCCCAAATGA